One genomic segment of Salminus brasiliensis chromosome 6, fSalBra1.hap2, whole genome shotgun sequence includes these proteins:
- the aak1a gene encoding AP2-associated protein kinase 1 isoform X5, which yields MKKFFDSRREMVGSGPGSAAGGGGAGSGSGGTFIGRVFTIGRYQVTVEETIAEGGFAIVFLVRTHQGVRCALKRMYVNNEHDLQVCKREIQIMRDLVGNKNIVGFLDSSITAVGSGDVWEVLILMDFCRGGQVVNLMNQRLQTGFSEPEVLQIFCDTCEAVARLHQCKTPIIHRDLKVENILLHDRGHYVLCDFGSATNRFQNPQAEGAATVEEEIKKYTTLSYRAPEMVNLYGGKMITTKADVWALGCLLYKLCFFTLPFGESQVAICDGSFTIPDNSRYSHDMHCLIRYMLEPDPDVRPDIYQVSHFAFKLSRKDCPVQNFHNSPIPAKLPEPIRASEAVAKKSQTKARLTDPVPTTETSIAPRQRPKAGQAQPITGILPIQPALTPRKRANAPAGPAQPISVNIASQPVAPVQQPLPVAQQQAPPAPLQATPSPPQPVPQHGQLFMQPQAAGFFPPQQLPHQVQNLYTPHRQNNSFPAQTTPPAQTKVKAMAPLPPVQNPQPSSPAAPAPVPASIPNPAPVQARTKAMAPAPPPAQHSQTNPSAVRVKTKTTAPPPPTQPQPAAASPPSRKATPPPVLEEALDPDVDSEKMSFAGGRPGHKVGSLTPPSSPKTAPRGGHRRILSDVTHSAIFGVPVSKSTQLLQAAAAEASLNKSKSASTTPSGSPCSSQQSVYPAGEGNAQSAASKAGTATQPSWNPFGDDNFSKLTAEELLNKDFAKLDAKAPEKSSTENLISGLQPTAPNKGFPQGTEKLIEGLKSPEPSSSSSSLLIPDLPLNDPFSPADTSHAGMDSLIPGLESLHADPGSAPLSDSLAVGDSLLGPLLSSPSSGAQMLTSPLSSTPAPSLDQLTPASLANAQPHQALDSALDKIPDSQFDPIPVLISKTPNQGGSNSGSSETTLPNLACSLLLVDQLIDL from the exons ATGAAGAAGTTTTTCGATTCTCGGAGGGAAATGGTCGGGTCTGGGCCCGGTTCGGCAGCGGGAGGAGGCGGCGCTGGATCCGGCAGCGGAGGCACCTTCATCGGCCGAGTTTTCACCATTGGCCGCTATCAGGTGACCGTGGAGGAGACCATAGCTGAAG GTGGTTTCGCCATCGTGTTCCTGGTACGCACCCATCAGGGCGTCCGCTGTGCTCTGAAGAGGATGTATGTGAACAACGAACACGACCTCCAAGTCTgcaagagagagatacagatcaTG AGGGATCTGGTGGGCAACAAAAATATCGTGGGCTTCCTGGACTCCAGTATCACAGCAGTGGGTTCGGGAGATGTTTGGGAAGTCCTTATATTAATGGACTTCTGTAGAG GTGGGCAGGTGGTGAATCTGATGAACCAGAGGCTACAGACTGGATTCAGTGAGCCGGAGGTGCTGCAGATTTTTTGTGATACGTGTGAAGCTGTAGCTCGGCTGCATCAGTGCAAGACCCCCATCATTCACAGAGACCTTAAG GTGGAGAACATCTTGCTGCATGACCGAGGTCACTATGTCCTGTGTGATTTCGGCAGCGCCACCAATCGGTTCCAGAACCCTCAGGCCGAGGGCGCCGCCACAGTGGAGGAGGAGATTAAGAA GTACACTACTCTGTCATACAGAGCTCCAGAGATGGTGAATCTATACGGTGGGAAAATGATCACCACTAAAGCAGATGTCTGG GCTCTGGGCTGCTTGCTGTATAAgctgtgctttttcacgctgcCGTTTGGAGAGAGTCAGGTGGCCATCTGTGACGGCAGCTTCACCATCCCAGACAACTCGCGTTACTCCCACGATATGCACTGCCTCATAC GTTACATGCTGGAGCCGGACCCCGACGTACGGCCAGATATCTACCAGGTGTCCCATTTCGCCTTCAAGCTGTCGCGCAAAGACTGCCCGGTGCAGAATTTCCAT AATTCACCAATCCCTGCGAAACTTCCTGAGCCAATCAGAGCGAGTGAGGCGGTGGCTAAGAAGAGTCAGACTAAAGCCAG ACTCACTGATCCAGTCCCTACAACCGAAACCTCCATAGCACCGCGGCAACGGCCCAAAGCAGGCCAGGCTCAGCCAATCACGGGCATTCTGCCCATCCAGCCTGCCCTGACGCCTCGGAAGAGAGCGAATGCCCCGGCAGGACCGGCTCAGCCCATTA GTGTGAACATAGCCTCTCAGCCTGTCGCTCCGGTTCAGCAGCCTCTTCCTGTGGCACAGCAGCAAGCTCCTCCTGCCCCACTGCAGGCCACTCCCTCCCCACCTCAGCCTGTGCCCCAGCATGGGCAGCTATTCATGCAGCCGCAAGCTGCAGGTTTCTTTCCTCCTCAACAG CTTCCACACCAAGTGCAGAATCTCTACACGCCCCATCGTCAAAACAACAGCTTCCCAGCACAGACCACTCCACCTGCTCAGACCAAAGTTAAAGCCATGGCCCCCCTTCCGCCCGTTCAGAATCCACAACCCAGCAGCCCGGCTGCGCCCGCCCCAGTCCCGGCTTCAATCCCAAACCCAGCTCCAGTGCAGGCTCGAACCAAAGCCATGGCCCCTGCCCCTCCTCCTGCACAGCATTCTCAGACAAACCCCTCAGCTGTCCGTGTAAAAACGAAAACCACAGCTCCTCCCCCACCCACACAGCCCCAGCCAGCAGCTGCTAGCCCGCCCTCCCGTAAGGCTACCCCGCCACCAGTCTTAGAGGAGGCGCTAGATCCTGACGTGGATTCTGAGAAGATG TCATTTGCAGGAGGACGCCCAGGTCATAAAGTGGGCTCCCTGACTCCGCCTTCCTCTCCTAAGACAGCCCCCCGAGGAGGTCACAGACGCATCCTGAGTGATGTCACACACAGCGCAATATTTGGAGTCCCTGTTAGCAAGTCCACTCAGTTGCTACAGGCTGCAGCGGCTGAAGCTAGCCTCAACAAGTCCAA ATCTGCCAGCACCACCCCCTCTGGCTCCCCGTGCTCATCCCAGCAGAGCGTATACCCCGCAGGGGAAGGCAATGCCCAGTCAGCAGCTTCTAAAGCAGGCACAGCGACACAGCCTTCCTGGAACCCTTTTGGTGATGATAACTTCTCTAAACTCACAGCGGAGGAGCTACTCAACAAGGACTTTGCCAAACTTGATG CTAAAGCACCGGAGAAGTCCTCTACAGAGAATCTGATTTCAGGTTTGCAGCCCACAGCTCCAAATAAAGGCTTTCCCCAGGGAACAG AGAAGTTGATAGAGGGTCTGAAGTCTCCAGaaccttcctcctcctcttcctccctgctTATCCCTGACCTCCCCCTGAACGACCCCTTCAGTCCTGCCGACACCAGTCATG CTGGGATGGACTCTCTGATTCCTGGGCTGGAGTCTCTACATGCCGATCCTGGCTCAGCACCACTATCAG ACTCTCTGGCTGTAGGGGATTCGTTGCTTGGCCCTCTGCTCTCTTCCCCGTCTTCTGGGGCTCAGATGCTGACCTCGCCCCTCTCCTCCACCCCTGCCCCGTCTCTGGACCAGCTCACTCCCGCTTCGCTGGCCAACGCACAGCCCCATCAgg
- the aak1a gene encoding AP2-associated protein kinase 1 isoform X4 produces MKKFFDSRREMVGSGPGSAAGGGGAGSGSGGTFIGRVFTIGRYQVTVEETIAEGGFAIVFLVRTHQGVRCALKRMYVNNEHDLQVCKREIQIMRDLVGNKNIVGFLDSSITAVGSGDVWEVLILMDFCRGGQVVNLMNQRLQTGFSEPEVLQIFCDTCEAVARLHQCKTPIIHRDLKVENILLHDRGHYVLCDFGSATNRFQNPQAEGAATVEEEIKKYTTLSYRAPEMVNLYGGKMITTKADVWALGCLLYKLCFFTLPFGESQVAICDGSFTIPDNSRYSHDMHCLIRYMLEPDPDVRPDIYQVSHFAFKLSRKDCPVQNFHNSPIPAKLPEPIRASEAVAKKSQTKARLTDPVPTTETSIAPRQRPKAGQAQPITGILPIQPALTPRKRANAPAGPAQPISVNIASQPVAPVQQPLPVAQQQAPPAPLQATPSPPQPVPQHGQLFMQPQAAGFFPPQQLPHQVQNLYTPHRQNNSFPAQTTPPAQTKVKAMAPLPPVQNPQPSSPAAPAPVPASIPNPAPVQARTKAMAPAPPPAQHSQTNPSAVRVKTKTTAPPPPTQPQPAAASPPSRKATPPPVLEEALDPDVDSEKMSFAGGRPGHKVGSLTPPSSPKTAPRGGHRRILSDVTHSAIFGVPVSKSTQLLQAAAAEASLNKSKSASTTPSGSPCSSQQSVYPAGEGNAQSAASKAGTATQPSWNPFGDDNFSKLTAEELLNKDFAKLDAKAPEKSSTENLISGLQPTAPNKGFPQGTEKLIEGLKSPEPSSSSSSLLIPDLPLNDPFSPADTSHAGMDSLIPGLESLHADPGSAPLSDSLAVGDSLLGPLLSSPSSGAQMLTSPLSSTPAPSLDQLTPASLANAQPHQALDSALDKIPDSQFDPIPVLISKTPNQGKGQEQDSSSVRTTTHLLTSYLLTSCLLTSYLHQTIMQCYQR; encoded by the exons ATGAAGAAGTTTTTCGATTCTCGGAGGGAAATGGTCGGGTCTGGGCCCGGTTCGGCAGCGGGAGGAGGCGGCGCTGGATCCGGCAGCGGAGGCACCTTCATCGGCCGAGTTTTCACCATTGGCCGCTATCAGGTGACCGTGGAGGAGACCATAGCTGAAG GTGGTTTCGCCATCGTGTTCCTGGTACGCACCCATCAGGGCGTCCGCTGTGCTCTGAAGAGGATGTATGTGAACAACGAACACGACCTCCAAGTCTgcaagagagagatacagatcaTG AGGGATCTGGTGGGCAACAAAAATATCGTGGGCTTCCTGGACTCCAGTATCACAGCAGTGGGTTCGGGAGATGTTTGGGAAGTCCTTATATTAATGGACTTCTGTAGAG GTGGGCAGGTGGTGAATCTGATGAACCAGAGGCTACAGACTGGATTCAGTGAGCCGGAGGTGCTGCAGATTTTTTGTGATACGTGTGAAGCTGTAGCTCGGCTGCATCAGTGCAAGACCCCCATCATTCACAGAGACCTTAAG GTGGAGAACATCTTGCTGCATGACCGAGGTCACTATGTCCTGTGTGATTTCGGCAGCGCCACCAATCGGTTCCAGAACCCTCAGGCCGAGGGCGCCGCCACAGTGGAGGAGGAGATTAAGAA GTACACTACTCTGTCATACAGAGCTCCAGAGATGGTGAATCTATACGGTGGGAAAATGATCACCACTAAAGCAGATGTCTGG GCTCTGGGCTGCTTGCTGTATAAgctgtgctttttcacgctgcCGTTTGGAGAGAGTCAGGTGGCCATCTGTGACGGCAGCTTCACCATCCCAGACAACTCGCGTTACTCCCACGATATGCACTGCCTCATAC GTTACATGCTGGAGCCGGACCCCGACGTACGGCCAGATATCTACCAGGTGTCCCATTTCGCCTTCAAGCTGTCGCGCAAAGACTGCCCGGTGCAGAATTTCCAT AATTCACCAATCCCTGCGAAACTTCCTGAGCCAATCAGAGCGAGTGAGGCGGTGGCTAAGAAGAGTCAGACTAAAGCCAG ACTCACTGATCCAGTCCCTACAACCGAAACCTCCATAGCACCGCGGCAACGGCCCAAAGCAGGCCAGGCTCAGCCAATCACGGGCATTCTGCCCATCCAGCCTGCCCTGACGCCTCGGAAGAGAGCGAATGCCCCGGCAGGACCGGCTCAGCCCATTA GTGTGAACATAGCCTCTCAGCCTGTCGCTCCGGTTCAGCAGCCTCTTCCTGTGGCACAGCAGCAAGCTCCTCCTGCCCCACTGCAGGCCACTCCCTCCCCACCTCAGCCTGTGCCCCAGCATGGGCAGCTATTCATGCAGCCGCAAGCTGCAGGTTTCTTTCCTCCTCAACAG CTTCCACACCAAGTGCAGAATCTCTACACGCCCCATCGTCAAAACAACAGCTTCCCAGCACAGACCACTCCACCTGCTCAGACCAAAGTTAAAGCCATGGCCCCCCTTCCGCCCGTTCAGAATCCACAACCCAGCAGCCCGGCTGCGCCCGCCCCAGTCCCGGCTTCAATCCCAAACCCAGCTCCAGTGCAGGCTCGAACCAAAGCCATGGCCCCTGCCCCTCCTCCTGCACAGCATTCTCAGACAAACCCCTCAGCTGTCCGTGTAAAAACGAAAACCACAGCTCCTCCCCCACCCACACAGCCCCAGCCAGCAGCTGCTAGCCCGCCCTCCCGTAAGGCTACCCCGCCACCAGTCTTAGAGGAGGCGCTAGATCCTGACGTGGATTCTGAGAAGATG TCATTTGCAGGAGGACGCCCAGGTCATAAAGTGGGCTCCCTGACTCCGCCTTCCTCTCCTAAGACAGCCCCCCGAGGAGGTCACAGACGCATCCTGAGTGATGTCACACACAGCGCAATATTTGGAGTCCCTGTTAGCAAGTCCACTCAGTTGCTACAGGCTGCAGCGGCTGAAGCTAGCCTCAACAAGTCCAA ATCTGCCAGCACCACCCCCTCTGGCTCCCCGTGCTCATCCCAGCAGAGCGTATACCCCGCAGGGGAAGGCAATGCCCAGTCAGCAGCTTCTAAAGCAGGCACAGCGACACAGCCTTCCTGGAACCCTTTTGGTGATGATAACTTCTCTAAACTCACAGCGGAGGAGCTACTCAACAAGGACTTTGCCAAACTTGATG CTAAAGCACCGGAGAAGTCCTCTACAGAGAATCTGATTTCAGGTTTGCAGCCCACAGCTCCAAATAAAGGCTTTCCCCAGGGAACAG AGAAGTTGATAGAGGGTCTGAAGTCTCCAGaaccttcctcctcctcttcctccctgctTATCCCTGACCTCCCCCTGAACGACCCCTTCAGTCCTGCCGACACCAGTCATG CTGGGATGGACTCTCTGATTCCTGGGCTGGAGTCTCTACATGCCGATCCTGGCTCAGCACCACTATCAG ACTCTCTGGCTGTAGGGGATTCGTTGCTTGGCCCTCTGCTCTCTTCCCCGTCTTCTGGGGCTCAGATGCTGACCTCGCCCCTCTCCTCCACCCCTGCCCCGTCTCTGGACCAGCTCACTCCCGCTTCGCTGGCCAACGCACAGCCCCATCAgg